TGAACGACTGCCTGATCTGGAGTCCGCAGCAGTTGATCCCGCTGGCACTTTTCTTCGCGTCCTTGGCGGGCCTCGCCCTGACGGCGAGTGTCGTCAGCCGCCGCCGCATGATCGGATCGGGCATCGTGGCGGTCGCCGGGCTTGCGGAGCTGATGGTTTTCAGCAGCCGCTGGGTCACATGGTCGGACTTGGCGAAGCATCCCCTGTTTCCTGTCACGCCTGAGGCCGCAGCGCTTCAACAACACGTCAAGAACGGGCGGATTTTCACCTCGATCAAGTCGCTCGAAACGCACATGGCCGAGACTCCCTTCCTGCCTAACACCTTGACCGCTTACGGCGTCGCCACCATCAGCGGCTTCGACAGCATCGCGAAAGACGGGATGGTTTCGCCTGCCAGGCTGAGTGGAGATGCTCGCTCGCTTGGACGCATCGGGGTCAGCCATCTGGTGACCTGCCCCGGCAACGCACCGCGTGAGGCGGCATGGGAAAAGGTGTGGTCGAGTGAAGTGATGGAGATCTATCAAAACCGCGATGCCGTCCCGCGCTATGTCGGATTCCAGGACGACTCTTCCAAGGACTCTTTCCTCCGCAACGAGGGCTCATCCCACTGGGAGACATTGCAGGAAAGCAGCGGACGCGAGAACGCGCGGAAGATCGAGGTGCCGCCGGGCATCCGTTGGATCCGCATTGCTGAGAACCAGGCGGACGGCTGGAAGTATCGCACTGCCGATTCGGCTCCCGACGCCTGGCGGCCGGTCCTGCGGGCACCTGACGCGAGCATGGTGCTGCCGCTGGAGAATCCTCCTCCCGGTCAACCGACCACGGTGCTGATGGAATACGATCCACCGCTGCGCAAAGCCGGCTTCGTCGTTTCCACCGTCGCACTTCTCCTCACGATCTTGAGTGCGTGGGGAGTTAGCCGTCTCAAGCCGCGTGCACCGGCGGAAGCCCGTGGCACCGCCTGACCGGTTCCTTTCCATCCTTGTACTAGATTCATCGAAGTTGCCATGCGCTGGTTCACCTGCACCCCCATGGACTTCGGTGGAGGACCGGACTTCTTTGCACGGGACAGCGGGCTGCTTTGCCGCGGATTCCAGGAGGCGGGCGTCGAAAGCCGGGCGATCATGCCCGGTGCATCTCGGCCGGACGATGAGCCGGACCTCATCCGCACCGGCTACGCCGACCTTGAGAGTCCCGCATGGTGGCGCGGTCACGAACTCGATGGCGTGGTCCTCTACGCCTGGGGGCGGGCGAAGTTCCGGAAAGTGGCGGAAGCCATCCGCGAGGCCGGAATATTCCTCGTGCTCAATCAGGACAGTGGCGGGCTGGTAAGTCCTCGCCTCGATCCCGCCGCGTGGTGGCGCGAACAGCTCGTCGTTTCCGGCGCGGGCCGCACTCCGGGCGGATGGTGGCGCTTCTCAAAGCGAGCCGCCCGCGGCCTGACCATCGGGCTAGCTCTATCCGATCCATTGCGGGCCGCGCATCTCCGTGCCGGAAATGTCATCGCGTGTGTGACCCCGGTGGCGGCGGATCATTACCGCCACTTCTGTCGCATCTACGGCGGCGAGGACTTTGCCGCGCGGGTGCGGGTGGTGCCGCATCCGGTGAATCCGTTGTTCCGGTTTGATGGAAGTCCGAAGACACGGTCCCTCGCAGTGATCGGCCGGTGGGATGATGCGACCCAGAAGCGCCCGGAGCTGATGATGGAAGCAGTTACGAATTTGTTAGATTCTGACTTTGAAGTGACCGTGGACATCGTCGGCCATGCGACTGCGGAGCTACGAAAGTGGGCGGAGAAGCGGGACCGCGTGCGATTGCACGGCCGGATCGCGCCGGAAGCCATTGCCGAGATCCTGTCTCGTGCGCAGGTCGCGTGGTGCCCATCGGCCTTCGAATCCTTTCACATCGCGAGCGGCGAGGCCTTGTGCTGCGGGTGCTCGGTGGTGGCAGCGGTCTCGCCGTCCTTGGCCGCGTTCCCGTGGTTTGTGAGCGAGGCTTCGGGCACTCTGGCAGCAACGGATGACCTGGCGGGCCATGTGGCGGCGATCCGCAGCGAATTGAGCGCCTGGGACCACGGACGTCGCGATGGCGCAGCCATCTCAGGCACGTGGCAATCCCGCCTGCACGCACCGGAAGTGGCGCGCCTCGTCATTTCGATTGCCGGGGAGAGATGAATCGCAAGCCTTGAGCCGACCTTCCCGTGGACTTTACGATCATCACGCCCAACCTGAACTACGGCCGCTTTCTGGGCGACTGCCTGGCAAGCGTGTCCGCGCAGGAAGGCGTGACCCTCGAGCACCTCATCTTCGATGGCGGCTCCACCGATGACAGCGCCACGGTAGCCGCGCGCTTTCCCCACGCACGCTGGACGCAGGGGAAGGACAGCGGGATGTCGCAGGCGATCAACCGTGGCTTCGATGCCGCCCAAGGCGATTGGGTGATGTGGCTGAATGCCGACGACCGCCTGAAGCCCGGTGCGCTGGCCACCATGGTCGAGAGGCTCCGCAGAAGTACGGCGGACATCGTATATGGCGACTTCGATTTCATCGACGAGTCCGGCAAGCACCTGCGGACCGTGCGCCTGCCGGGCTGGTCGGCCTTCGTTCACGTCCATCACCATTGCTACATCGGCTCGACCGCGGCGTTTTATCGCCGGGCCTCCGTGATCGCGGCGGGCCACCGGCTGCGCGAGGACTTCCGCTACGTGATGGATGGCGAATTCTTCGCCCGGCTCCATGCCGCAGGCCTGAGCTTCGAACATCTGCCGGTGACAGTGGCCGACTTCCGCTTGCACGGCGGCAATGCCTCGATGCGCCACCTCGGCAAGACCCGTGACCTCGACGCCATCCTGCGGGCAGAGCGCCAGCACGTGGAGTCCCGCGCGATCCGCCGGGCCTATGGCACCACCCTTTTCGACGACCCCTACCTGAACGGCCTCGCGGACGGCGTGCTGTGGATTGCCGCGCGCGGCTGGAAGGTCGCCTTGCGAACCTTGGGAAAATGAACCCGTCTCCTCCAACGCCAACGCCTCGTGTCGCAGCGGTCTTCGCCTGCTACAACCGCCGCGACACCGCGCTCGAGTGCGCCCGCCGGCTCAAAGCCCAGACCCGGCCGCTCGACCGCCTGATCGTGGCCGACAATGCCTCGACCGATGGTTCGGCGGAGGCCTTGCGAGGGCTCGGCTGGGAAGCGCTGGAAGTGCTCGATATCGGCGACAACCTCGGCAACGCCGGCGGCATCCAGGCAGCGATGGAGCATGCCTTCGCCCAAGGCTTGGATGCCGTGTGGATTCTCGATGACGACTCGTGGCCGCGGTCGAATGCCCTTGAGGAAATGCTGCGCTCACCGTGGCGCGATGACGTCGTGATTCATCCGCTTCAGGAAGACCCGGCGACCGGCCGCTTCACGTGGCCGCTGCAAGTGGTGGCCAAGGATGGCTCGGTTTCCCTCATTCATTCCCGCGATGGACTCTCCGACCAGCCGCTCATCCGGAGCCGCGGCGTGTGGACCGGAGCGATGGTCCCGAAGAAGATTCGCGATGCCGCCGGCCCTGTGAAGGGCGAGCTCTTCATCCGCGGTGAGGACGAGGAGTATCCCTGGCGCATCGAGCGGGCGGGCTTTGCGACCTACGCGGTGCCCGCCGCGGTGATGGATCACCCCGGCCCCGCGGATCTGGTGGAGTGGCGCTTTCTCGGCCGACGCCTTTTCCTCGAGCGCGGCCTCGCCGACTGGAAGCTCCACTACAAGGTGCGCAACATGGTCTGGCTGAAGCGCCGCCAAGCCGGTGCCGCGGGCGCGCTCGCCATGGCGCTGGCGTATGCGGTCTGCGTCGCGAAGGTCGATGGCCCGGCGCGGCTGCCGCTGGTATGGCGCGCCTTCCGCGATGGCTGGCAGGGCAAGCTAGGTCGGCTGGCTGGCTGACGACGTCTCGTCCGAGGCGAACTCACTGGCCGCCTTTCGCGCCTGCCACCAACGGGAGACGCGGGCGTGCACGAACAACGCCAGCACCACCCCGAGGGAATCGAACGAAAGGTCGAACCAGTCGGACGAGTCGAAGCCGTAACCGAAAAGGTATTGGGACCCCTCGATCACCCCGGCCAGCAGTGCCGCGAACAGGACGCTTTTCCTGCGACCGATCAGCAAGGCGAAGACGAGGGCCGGCCCAAAGAAAAGCAGCAGGTGAAACAAGGGCCGCGCTTGCTTGATGCGGTCCTTGATTTCCAACAGCAGGCTTCCGCCGAATGGCAATTCGCCCAGTGCTTCGGCGGGTGCCGCGGAAGCCGGGCCTGCTTGAGAAGCGGGTGATTTTTGCGGCGGCGCGGCAGGAGCAGTGAACGACGCCCTGCCCGCAGGTTCGCTGACCGCAAAGAACGGGCCGAGCGGACGGAGCGATTGCCACGGACCGGGCACCGCCCATTGGGAAGCGCAGAAGAGCCATACGCCCGCGGCCAGCAGCGGACGACCAGGGCCGGAGGTGCGCCCCCAGCCCGCGAGCACGGCGGTCCAGGTAAACCAACCGCCGAGGAGGAACCAGCGCCCTACGGTCCACCAAGCGCTTTCGCGGACGGTATCGATCCGGCAGTAAGGCACGTGGAAGGAGCCCGAGGTGCCCAGGTGCTCCACCCGCAACACCGGAACCGCCGGGCCATGATGACAGCGGACCACGAGGCATGCCGAACCGGAAGATTGATCGCTGCGGGCCGCAGCGAGGTACTGCGGGTCCATCGGTTTCCCGGGCGCATGCCACTCGATCATCAGCCGGCCGTCGGACCACGGCATCGGGCCGGGCGTCAAGCCGCGCGCCTGCACGGCGAAATCGAACATCAGGAACTGCACTGGCCCCGACAGCGGAAGCGGCAACAACTGCACCGCGGGGTGGGAGGTCGTGCCTGAATGAAGGACCAGCCCGGTCTCTCCGCCGGGAGCCGCCTCCCACGCAGCTCCGGGCTCGAGGGCCAGACTGCGCTCCAAGTCGTGGAGCGTGAGGTGAGGGTGGGCCGGATCGATCTCGAACCGGTGCTGCCACGCCCACCACGTCCCTGCCAGCAGCAGGAGCAAGGCGAGCGGCAGGATCGGGAGGAACGCGCGGCGCACGGCGGAAAGACACCAGTTTCGTCCGCATCGTGCGAACCCTTTCCGGCGCCACGGCTCGACATGACGGAAATGCCACTCCTACCCTGCCGGTGCCCTTACCGCGCCAGCCACCCATGCAAGCCATCTCCGGACTATTCTTTTCCCTGTCGCTCGTGCTGGCAGTGATCCTCGGCGGTCAGACTCTCGACTACACGTGGGGACCGGCGCTGGTCGCGCTGGCGATTTCACTGGCTGCCGGTGGCTTCCAAATGTGGCGGCTCGGGAAGCAGCCGCGGTGGGCATGGTTCGCCTTCGCGGTCATCCTCGCGGCGAGCGGCTGGATCTTGTGGCGCTGCTGGGGTAGCCCGGTTCGCGAATTCGGCCGATCCGATGCCCTGCTGGTGATTGCAGCACTGATCTCGTGCGTCTGGGCATGGACGATGCCCGCACGTGGCCTGGGCCTCCGCTTCATCATGGCGACCTTGGCATTGCTCGGTCTGGCGAATCTGGGAATCGCGCTCGTGCAGCTTGGTAATCCGGCATTCTCGTGGCCGTTCGCGACCCGGCCGGTCGAGTTCCCGTCGGGCCTCTTCGGCCACTACAATCACCTCGCGGACTTTTCGCTCGTCTCCGCCGTGCTGCTGGCGGCGAGGGCCATCTGGGGCCGCGACAGCTTGGGCGAAAGAATCGGACAAGCACTCGGTGCGGTGGCAGCGGCGGTGTGCGTGCTGCTGTCCGCTTCGCGCGGCGGTGCGCTTGGCTTGGGAGCGGGTGTTGCGATCTTGTTTCTCGCCTGGGGCATCCTCGCGTGGCGGGACAAGAAGAGAAACCGCGGCGTGGTCGCGGGCATTGCGGTGGTGACGCCGGTGCTGATCGCCCTGCTCGCTCCGCTGGCATTCCCTAAAATCCAGGAGCGGCGCGGGGCAAAGAAGTCATCCGTCACCC
The genomic region above belongs to Luteolibacter arcticus and contains:
- a CDS encoding glycosyltransferase, with the translated sequence MRWFTCTPMDFGGGPDFFARDSGLLCRGFQEAGVESRAIMPGASRPDDEPDLIRTGYADLESPAWWRGHELDGVVLYAWGRAKFRKVAEAIREAGIFLVLNQDSGGLVSPRLDPAAWWREQLVVSGAGRTPGGWWRFSKRAARGLTIGLALSDPLRAAHLRAGNVIACVTPVAADHYRHFCRIYGGEDFAARVRVVPHPVNPLFRFDGSPKTRSLAVIGRWDDATQKRPELMMEAVTNLLDSDFEVTVDIVGHATAELRKWAEKRDRVRLHGRIAPEAIAEILSRAQVAWCPSAFESFHIASGEALCCGCSVVAAVSPSLAAFPWFVSEASGTLAATDDLAGHVAAIRSELSAWDHGRRDGAAISGTWQSRLHAPEVARLVISIAGER
- a CDS encoding glycosyltransferase is translated as MNPSPPTPTPRVAAVFACYNRRDTALECARRLKAQTRPLDRLIVADNASTDGSAEALRGLGWEALEVLDIGDNLGNAGGIQAAMEHAFAQGLDAVWILDDDSWPRSNALEEMLRSPWRDDVVIHPLQEDPATGRFTWPLQVVAKDGSVSLIHSRDGLSDQPLIRSRGVWTGAMVPKKIRDAAGPVKGELFIRGEDEEYPWRIERAGFATYAVPAAVMDHPGPADLVEWRFLGRRLFLERGLADWKLHYKVRNMVWLKRRQAGAAGALAMALAYAVCVAKVDGPARLPLVWRAFRDGWQGKLGRLAG
- a CDS encoding VanZ family protein; this encodes MRRAFLPILPLALLLLLAGTWWAWQHRFEIDPAHPHLTLHDLERSLALEPGAAWEAAPGGETGLVLHSGTTSHPAVQLLPLPLSGPVQFLMFDFAVQARGLTPGPMPWSDGRLMIEWHAPGKPMDPQYLAAARSDQSSGSACLVVRCHHGPAVPVLRVEHLGTSGSFHVPYCRIDTVRESAWWTVGRWFLLGGWFTWTAVLAGWGRTSGPGRPLLAAGVWLFCASQWAVPGPWQSLRPLGPFFAVSEPAGRASFTAPAAPPQKSPASQAGPASAAPAEALGELPFGGSLLLEIKDRIKQARPLFHLLLFFGPALVFALLIGRRKSVLFAALLAGVIEGSQYLFGYGFDSSDWFDLSFDSLGVVLALFVHARVSRWWQARKAASEFASDETSSASQPT
- a CDS encoding glycosyltransferase family 2 protein — translated: MDFTIITPNLNYGRFLGDCLASVSAQEGVTLEHLIFDGGSTDDSATVAARFPHARWTQGKDSGMSQAINRGFDAAQGDWVMWLNADDRLKPGALATMVERLRRSTADIVYGDFDFIDESGKHLRTVRLPGWSAFVHVHHHCYIGSTAAFYRRASVIAAGHRLREDFRYVMDGEFFARLHAAGLSFEHLPVTVADFRLHGGNASMRHLGKTRDLDAILRAERQHVESRAIRRAYGTTLFDDPYLNGLADGVLWIAARGWKVALRTLGK